The following are encoded in a window of Actinomyces oris genomic DNA:
- the rpsK gene encoding 30S ribosomal protein S11, producing MPPKTRAAARKTRRKDRKNVTHGHAYIKSTFNNTIVSLTDPQGAVIAWCSSGQVGFKGSRKSTPYAAQLAAEAAARRAQEHGMKKVDVFVKGPGSGRETAIRSLQAAGLEVGSITDVTPQAFNGCRPPKRRRV from the coding sequence ATGCCTCCCAAGACCCGCGCCGCCGCGCGCAAGACGCGCCGCAAGGACCGCAAGAACGTTACCCACGGTCACGCCTACATCAAGTCCACCTTCAACAACACCATCGTCTCGCTGACGGACCCGCAGGGCGCCGTCATTGCCTGGTGCTCCTCCGGCCAGGTCGGCTTCAAGGGCTCGCGCAAGTCGACCCCCTACGCCGCCCAGCTCGCCGCCGAGGCCGCCGCCCGGCGCGCCCAGGAGCACGGCATGAAGAAGGTTGACGTCTTCGTCAAGGGTCCCGGCTCCGGCCGCGAGACCGCGATCCGCTCCCTCCAGGCCGCTGGCCTCGAGGTCGGTTCGATCACCGACGTCACCCCCCAGGCCTTCAACGGCTGCCGCCCGCCCAAGCGCCGTCGCGTCTGA
- the rpsM gene encoding 30S ribosomal protein S13, protein MARISGVDLPREKRVEIALTYIFGIGRTRADETLKATGVNPDTRVKDLTEEELVKLRTHIDGNYQVEGDLRREVQADIRRKIEIGCYQGLRHRRHLPVHGQRTKTNARTRKGPKRTVAGKKKAK, encoded by the coding sequence GTGGCACGCATTTCCGGTGTCGACCTGCCTCGCGAGAAGCGAGTCGAGATCGCACTCACCTACATCTTCGGGATCGGACGCACCCGCGCGGACGAGACCCTGAAGGCGACGGGCGTCAACCCCGACACCCGCGTCAAGGACCTCACCGAGGAGGAGCTGGTCAAGCTCCGCACCCACATCGACGGCAACTACCAGGTTGAGGGTGACCTGCGTCGCGAGGTTCAGGCGGACATCCGCCGCAAGATCGAGATCGGCTGCTACCAGGGCCTGCGCCACCGCCGCCACCTGCCGGTGCACGGTCAGCGCACCAAGACCAACGCGCGTACCCGCAAGGGCCCCAAGCGCACCGTGGCCGGTAAGAAGAAGGCCAAGTAA
- the rpmJ gene encoding 50S ribosomal protein L36 gives MKVKPSVKKICDSCKVIRRHGRVMVICENPRHKQRQG, from the coding sequence ATGAAGGTCAAGCCGAGCGTCAAGAAGATCTGTGACAGCTGCAAGGTGATTCGTCGCCACGGCCGCGTCATGGTCATCTGCGAGAACCCGCGGCACAAGCAGCGTCAGGGCTGA
- the infA gene encoding translation initiation factor IF-1: MAKKDGVIEVEGSVVEALPNAMFRVELSNGHVVLAHISGKMRQHYIRILPEDRVVVELSPYDLSRGRIVYRYK; the protein is encoded by the coding sequence ATGGCTAAGAAGGACGGAGTCATCGAGGTCGAGGGATCGGTCGTCGAGGCCCTTCCGAACGCGATGTTCCGGGTGGAGCTGAGCAACGGGCACGTCGTGCTCGCGCACATCTCCGGAAAGATGCGGCAGCACTACATCCGCATCCTCCCCGAGGACCGGGTGGTCGTGGAGCTGAGCCCCTACGACCTGTCCCGCGGCCGAATCGTCTACCGGTACAAGTGA
- the map gene encoding type I methionyl aminopeptidase — protein MLSREQIQIKTPGQVRLMRRAGLVVADIHAALREAVRAGITTAELDAVSAGVIKAAGAHSNFLGYYDYPATVCISVNDEVVHGIPGERVLADGDLVTFDCGAYIVDEDGTQWHGDAAFTTVVGGNYLSETDRLVDTTTRQALWEAIAAVARAAAGEGRGRQLCLNVVGDAVETVVADVAEREGHELGILQEYVGHGIGTSMHMAPDVLNYSVKRRGPRLRPGMVLAIEPMLTAGSPATRELDDGWTVVTRDGSHAAQWEHTVAIVPGGVWVLTAPDGGAEGLAPYGIEPKALG, from the coding sequence GTGCTCTCACGCGAACAGATCCAGATCAAGACGCCCGGGCAGGTTCGCCTCATGCGCCGGGCCGGGCTCGTCGTCGCCGACATCCACGCCGCCCTGCGCGAGGCGGTGCGCGCCGGCATCACCACCGCCGAGCTCGACGCCGTCTCAGCCGGGGTCATCAAGGCCGCCGGCGCTCACTCCAACTTCCTGGGCTACTACGACTACCCGGCCACCGTGTGCATCTCCGTCAACGACGAGGTCGTCCACGGCATCCCCGGTGAGCGGGTCCTGGCCGACGGCGACCTGGTCACCTTCGACTGCGGCGCCTACATCGTCGACGAGGACGGCACTCAGTGGCACGGCGACGCCGCCTTCACCACCGTCGTCGGCGGTAACTACCTGAGCGAGACCGACCGGCTCGTGGACACCACCACCCGACAGGCCCTGTGGGAGGCCATTGCCGCCGTCGCCCGTGCCGCAGCGGGGGAGGGGCGCGGACGCCAGCTGTGCCTCAATGTGGTCGGCGACGCCGTCGAGACCGTTGTTGCGGACGTGGCCGAGCGGGAGGGCCACGAGCTGGGGATCCTCCAGGAGTACGTCGGCCATGGCATCGGCACGAGCATGCACATGGCCCCCGACGTCCTCAACTACTCCGTCAAACGGCGCGGCCCCCGACTGCGCCCCGGCATGGTGCTGGCCATCGAGCCCATGCTCACCGCCGGCAGCCCGGCCACCCGCGAACTCGACGACGGCTGGACCGTCGTCACCCGGGACGGCTCCCACGCCGCCCAGTGGGAGCACACCGTGGCCATCGTCCCCGGGGGCGTCTGGGTCCTCACCGCGCCCGACGGCGGAGCCGAGGGCCTGGCACCCTACGGCATCGAGCCCAAGGCGCTGGGCTGA